A genomic region of Ignavibacteria bacterium contains the following coding sequences:
- a CDS encoding acetyl-CoA carboxylase biotin carboxylase subunit, producing MFRKILIANRGEIAVRIIRACRELGIKTVAVYPDIDEKALHTRFADEAIPLKGNTAKETYLDFEKILDAAKETKSEAIHPGYGFLSENPDFIKFVNDSGLKFIGPSDKSVRLMGNKVAARELMKKHNIPIVEGTLEPIDDEKKLIEVAEKIGFPVLIKAAAGGGGKGMRIVNSKDELIKSFELAQSEAEKSFKDKSVFIEKYILNPKHIEVQIIADEFGNYRHLFERECSLQRRYQKIIEEAPSISITEEQREKLLDAALNAAKACGYYNAGTIEFLFDGQNFYFLEMNTRVQVEHPVTEMITGVDIIKEQIKIASGEKISFTQDQIKINGHAIEARIYAENPFENFMPSFGKIREFRQPSGFGIRFDSGVDQYSEVPIYYDPILAKLIAWGRNREEARIRLVNALKETILAGIITNIPFNLWLLENEDFIKNKFDTQYINRLNLESNGSNWLNYSEKELLELSKIIPNLKFSTVEKTTKSNNQSTKSLWIRRRLIE from the coding sequence ATGTTTAGAAAAATTTTAATCGCCAATCGAGGTGAAATTGCTGTTCGGATTATTCGAGCCTGTCGAGAACTTGGAATTAAAACAGTTGCTGTCTATCCAGATATAGACGAAAAAGCACTTCATACTCGGTTTGCAGATGAAGCAATACCATTAAAAGGTAATACAGCAAAAGAAACCTATCTCGATTTTGAAAAAATCTTAGATGCTGCCAAAGAGACAAAGTCAGAAGCAATTCATCCAGGTTATGGTTTTCTTTCAGAAAATCCGGATTTCATAAAATTCGTTAATGATTCAGGATTGAAATTCATTGGACCATCCGACAAATCTGTTAGGCTAATGGGGAATAAAGTAGCAGCTCGTGAGTTGATGAAAAAACACAATATCCCGATCGTTGAAGGAACCCTTGAACCAATAGATGATGAGAAAAAATTAATAGAAGTTGCAGAGAAAATTGGTTTCCCTGTATTGATAAAAGCTGCGGCTGGTGGTGGCGGAAAGGGGATGAGAATTGTCAATTCAAAAGATGAATTGATTAAAAGTTTTGAATTAGCTCAAAGTGAAGCTGAAAAATCTTTTAAAGATAAATCAGTGTTTATCGAAAAATACATCTTAAACCCAAAACACATAGAAGTACAGATAATTGCTGATGAATTTGGAAATTATCGTCATCTATTTGAAAGAGAATGTTCACTTCAAAGACGTTATCAGAAAATAATCGAAGAGGCCCCATCAATTTCGATAACAGAAGAACAAAGAGAAAAATTGCTTGACGCAGCATTAAATGCTGCAAAAGCCTGTGGTTATTACAATGCAGGTACAATTGAATTTCTTTTTGACGGACAAAATTTTTATTTCCTTGAAATGAATACTCGGGTTCAGGTGGAGCATCCTGTTACAGAAATGATTACGGGAGTTGATATTATTAAAGAACAAATTAAAATTGCTTCAGGTGAAAAAATTTCTTTCACTCAGGATCAAATTAAAATTAATGGACATGCAATTGAAGCTCGAATTTATGCGGAAAATCCGTTTGAAAACTTTATGCCTTCGTTCGGAAAAATAAGAGAATTTCGTCAACCATCAGGTTTCGGAATTCGATTTGACTCAGGAGTTGATCAATATTCAGAAGTACCAATTTATTATGATCCAATTTTAGCTAAGTTAATTGCATGGGGAAGAAACAGAGAAGAAGCAAGGATTCGTTTAGTTAACGCATTAAAGGAAACAATCTTAGCTGGAATTATAACAAATATTCCTTTCAATCTTTGGTTATTGGAAAATGAAGACTTTATAAAAAATAAATTTGATACTCAATATATCAATCGATTAAATCTTGAAAGCAATGGCTCAAATTGGCTTAATTATTCTGAAAAAGAATTATTAGAGCTAAGTAAAATTATCCCGAACTTAAAGTTTTCAACAGTTGAAAAAACAACGAAATCTAATAATCAATCTACAAAAAGCTTATGGATTAGACGAAGGTTAATTGAATGA
- a CDS encoding biopolymer transporter ExbD, with amino-acid sequence MPQIRKKKIREAEIPTASQADLAFLLLLFFLVSTTIDVDTGIGLTLPEYVPPEEQVKVEVSKERIANLLINEAGEILLDNQIVSVNQILPRIKPRIVEKIELPANKKLIVSVKTDANTSYNLYIQALDQVKEAYFEVRDEYALKKWGKKVIDLNEEQMNEVKDKIPIIISIAEPEVVKK; translated from the coding sequence ATGCCTCAGATCAGAAAGAAAAAAATTAGAGAAGCAGAAATACCAACGGCATCTCAGGCAGACTTAGCATTTCTCCTCTTGTTGTTCTTTCTTGTTTCAACAACGATTGATGTTGATACAGGTATTGGATTAACATTGCCTGAGTATGTTCCACCAGAAGAACAAGTAAAAGTTGAGGTCTCTAAAGAAAGAATTGCTAATTTGTTGATAAATGAAGCTGGTGAAATCCTGCTTGATAATCAAATTGTTTCAGTTAATCAAATACTTCCACGAATTAAACCAAGAATAGTTGAAAAGATTGAGCTTCCTGCTAATAAAAAGTTAATTGTATCAGTTAAAACTGATGCGAACACAAGTTATAATCTTTATATTCAAGCACTTGATCAGGTAAAGGAAGCTTATTTTGAAGTAAGAGATGAATATGCATTGAAAAAATGGGGGAAGAAAGTTATTGATCTAAATGAAGAACAAATGAACGAAGTTAAAGATAAAATCCCCATCATCATCTCAATTGCAGAACCTGAAGTTGTCAAAAAATAG
- a CDS encoding CvpA family protein: protein MPEILDYIILGFVILGFILGFKDGFIKKIFSLAGFVLAIIAALTFSPRARAFLVNSFDLNPSTAVVISFLLVFLIVIFISKIIIKLIRPKKSVLGFIDRILGGLTGMFQMGLFLSGLLIILSFFNFPPKEQKSNLKYYNFTYNLLPNTFSFVKNIYPESEVVFDLIKDLKVKMQKKNG from the coding sequence ATGCCTGAAATTTTAGATTATATCATTCTTGGTTTTGTAATTTTAGGTTTCATTCTGGGCTTTAAAGATGGTTTCATAAAAAAGATTTTCTCTTTAGCTGGTTTTGTTCTGGCAATTATAGCTGCATTAACTTTTTCTCCAAGAGCTCGAGCTTTTTTAGTCAATTCCTTTGATCTCAATCCTTCTACTGCTGTTGTAATTAGTTTCTTGCTTGTTTTTCTTATTGTCATCTTCATCTCGAAAATTATTATAAAATTAATCCGCCCGAAAAAATCAGTGCTTGGTTTTATAGATAGAATACTTGGCGGATTAACTGGAATGTTTCAAATGGGACTTTTCTTGAGTGGATTATTAATAATTTTATCCTTTTTTAACTTTCCTCCGAAAGAGCAAAAATCCAATTTGAAATATTATAATTTCACTTATAATTTATTACCGAATACATTTAGTTTTGTCAAAAATATTTATCCCGAATCTGAGGTAGTTTTTGATTTAATTAAAGATCTTAAAGTAAAAATGCAAAAGAAAAATGGATGA
- a CDS encoding GatB/YqeY domain-containing protein: protein MLKEKINELMKEAMKSGDKVKLETLRSIRAAFIEFDKSGSGKELTEEEEIKIINSLVKKRKESIEIFEKANRTDLAEKEKQELEILMSFLPAQLSEEEISKKLDEIIQQLGAKDPKDFGKVMGVAMKEFKGRADGKLVQSLLKAKLESNA, encoded by the coding sequence ATGCTTAAAGAAAAAATCAATGAATTAATGAAAGAGGCAATGAAATCAGGTGATAAGGTAAAACTTGAAACACTTAGATCTATCAGAGCAGCATTTATTGAATTTGATAAAAGTGGTTCTGGGAAGGAATTAACAGAAGAAGAAGAAATAAAAATTATAAATTCACTGGTAAAGAAGAGAAAGGAGTCAATTGAGATTTTTGAAAAAGCAAATAGGACTGATCTCGCCGAAAAGGAAAAGCAAGAACTTGAAATTTTGATGTCATTTCTTCCAGCGCAATTAAGCGAAGAAGAAATTTCTAAAAAATTAGATGAAATAATTCAACAACTTGGTGCCAAAGATCCTAAAGATTTTGGAAAAGTTATGGGCGTCGCAATGAAAGAATTTAAAGGTAGAGCCGATGGTAAATTAGTTCAATCATTACTTAAGGCAAAATTAGAAAGTAATGCCTGA
- a CDS encoding biopolymer transporter ExbD, translating into MKFQKKLAKAQQGIPTTSMPDIVFMLLLFFMVTTTLREHDVKVVFNLPEAKAIEKIENKRVVSYIWVGKDGRIQIDDNIVKVDQIQKIMYAKRQELPSIIVSLRIDKNTRMGLVTDIQQELRKAYCLRINYSSLYKSS; encoded by the coding sequence ATGAAATTTCAGAAAAAATTAGCTAAAGCACAACAGGGTATTCCAACCACATCAATGCCAGATATTGTTTTTATGTTGCTTCTGTTCTTTATGGTTACGACAACCTTGCGTGAACATGATGTTAAAGTGGTTTTCAATTTGCCAGAAGCAAAAGCAATTGAAAAAATTGAGAATAAGAGAGTAGTTTCTTATATCTGGGTTGGTAAAGATGGAAGGATACAAATTGATGATAACATTGTTAAAGTTGACCAGATTCAGAAAATCATGTATGCTAAAAGACAGGAATTACCGAGTATCATAGTTTCGTTGCGAATTGATAAAAATACTCGTATGGGACTTGTTACTGATATTCAGCAAGAATTAAGGAAAGCTTACTGTTTAAGAATTAACTATTCATCTCTGTATAAGTCCTCCTGA
- a CDS encoding acetyl-CoA carboxylase biotin carboxyl carrier protein subunit yields the protein MITKVEIQNFLKEFLLRKEELKDFASSLYIQQLSKNYFICKKDNKVFEFVLDKDETGNIILYYKGQIFLMNITTLLSENNSQFKREIQKEVLIKSPMPGLISKINVEVGTSIKKGTGLLKIEAMKMENEIKSPVDGIVEALNVQPGVVVEKNTVLLIIKSH from the coding sequence ATGATTACAAAAGTTGAAATTCAAAATTTTCTGAAAGAATTTCTTTTAAGAAAGGAAGAGCTGAAAGATTTTGCCAGTTCCTTATATATTCAGCAATTATCAAAAAATTATTTTATATGTAAAAAAGATAATAAAGTGTTCGAATTTGTTTTAGATAAAGATGAGACAGGTAATATCATTCTTTATTATAAAGGTCAAATTTTTTTAATGAATATTACAACTCTTCTTTCTGAAAATAACTCACAGTTTAAACGAGAAATACAAAAGGAGGTATTGATCAAATCACCGATGCCTGGTTTAATTTCAAAAATAAATGTAGAAGTTGGTACATCAATTAAGAAGGGCACTGGTTTGTTAAAAATTGAAGCTATGAAGATGGAGAATGAAATTAAGTCGCCAGTAGATGGAATTGTTGAAGCCCTTAATGTTCAACCCGGCGTAGTTGTAGAAAAGAATACTGTACTTTTAATTATAAAATCTCATTAA
- a CDS encoding MotA/TolQ/ExbB proton channel family protein, with translation MELSAILGIINALIAQAQDAGILNFLQEKYNAGGFFMHPILASLIIGLAFSIERFYTLTRANINTKKFLVEVKKALEEGGVEKAKELCANTRGPVASVFHAGLLRVDEGIEAAEKAIIAYGAIEMSFLERGLIWISTFITLAPMLGFTGTVQGMIQAFDAIKEANQISPSIVAGGIAVALLTTLFGLVVAMILQVFYNYFVSRIDKIVVDMEESSVELIDALFTLKKNQK, from the coding sequence ATGGAATTATCCGCAATCTTAGGAATAATAAATGCATTAATTGCTCAAGCACAGGATGCAGGAATTTTAAATTTTCTCCAAGAAAAATATAATGCAGGTGGGTTCTTTATGCACCCAATCCTTGCAAGCTTAATAATTGGTTTAGCTTTCTCAATTGAAAGATTTTACACTTTAACAAGAGCAAACATCAATACAAAAAAATTCCTTGTTGAAGTTAAAAAAGCTCTTGAAGAAGGCGGAGTAGAAAAAGCAAAAGAACTTTGCGCCAATACTCGTGGACCAGTTGCAAGTGTTTTCCATGCTGGATTGTTAAGAGTTGATGAAGGAATTGAAGCTGCTGAAAAAGCAATTATTGCTTACGGCGCCATTGAAATGTCATTCTTAGAAAGAGGATTAATCTGGATTTCAACCTTCATAACTCTTGCCCCAATGTTAGGATTTACCGGAACAGTGCAAGGTATGATCCAGGCATTCGACGCTATTAAAGAAGCAAACCAAATTTCACCAAGTATCGTTGCAGGTGGTATCGCCGTTGCATTGTTGACCACATTGTTCGGTCTTGTAGTTGCTATGATTTTGCAAGTTTTCTACAATTACTTTGTCTCTAGAATTGATAAAATCGTTGTTGATATGGAAGAAAGCTCTGTTGAATTAATTGATGCATTATTCACATTAAAGAAAAATCAGAAATAA
- a CDS encoding endonuclease MutS2 encodes MDEIFDKLDLKKIIERTANYSITEAGRNKLLSEKPTDDIFEANYFLSITSELKNLIEEYGDLNYLYFPDLKEVIYKSRIENFILNPKDIIQVGKLLYNSRIIKNSISRHKNRFETLWKLVEKLVENIFLEKKINEIFDDYGEIRDTASEDLRKIREEIKSLQFQIQKINEKILKSLSKDGIVQDELITLRDGRMVIPVRSEFKRKVRGFIHSESATGQTTYIEPAETLELNNELLSLFFEEKREIQRILSLLTKDIAKFSEELLSNLNIISRFDAHYAKAKYAIEIRANKIQFSEDKSFDLLDCRHPLLIQSLGFNKTVPFNLKLDNSIKGLVISGPNAGGKTVLMKAIGTFAILLRMGYLISASPDSKFPFIKKVFIDIGDEQSIDNDISTFGSHIKNLRHIYENADEDTLILLDELGTGTDPVQGAALAASYIDELIKKNSFLIVTTHHSLLKFFAANHPELINASMEFNSETLEPTYRFIQGVPGSSYTFEIARRMRLDSKIISGAKKYLKRSDLEIENYISQLQQKVQYYYKLVNELRKEREEIQKLKTELQSKLNNIKKETKEIKKKALLEAEQIVNTANKIIENTIREIREQKANTQSIKLAKEKLALEKSTLKQLIKNHLNETIVQDEEIKIGDLVKFKDQDTVGRVIAIDPKKNQAQVQVDQFKVSISLDKIQKYQQTKKTQEDLSEEKPQIQVETKSIPFRLDIRGKRASEAEELIYKYLDDAVMYGLFNVEILHGKGDGVLKSITHKVLQSHPFVESFHFAPVDQGGEGITIVKLKD; translated from the coding sequence ATGGATGAGATTTTTGATAAACTCGATTTAAAAAAAATAATCGAGAGAACTGCCAACTACTCAATTACAGAAGCTGGAAGAAATAAGTTATTATCAGAAAAACCTACTGACGATATTTTTGAAGCTAATTACTTTCTTTCAATAACAAGTGAATTGAAAAATTTAATTGAAGAATATGGCGATTTAAATTATTTATATTTCCCCGACCTAAAAGAAGTTATTTATAAATCTAGAATTGAAAATTTTATTCTCAATCCTAAAGACATTATTCAAGTTGGGAAGCTGCTTTATAATTCAAGGATCATAAAAAATTCAATTTCCAGACATAAGAACAGATTTGAAACATTGTGGAAACTGGTAGAAAAACTTGTAGAGAATATATTTTTAGAAAAAAAGATTAACGAAATTTTTGATGATTATGGTGAGATAAGAGACACAGCGAGTGAAGATTTAAGAAAAATAAGGGAAGAAATAAAATCTCTTCAATTTCAAATTCAAAAGATTAATGAAAAAATTCTAAAAAGTTTAAGTAAAGATGGGATAGTTCAGGATGAATTAATTACTCTCCGTGATGGAAGAATGGTCATACCTGTTCGATCTGAGTTTAAAAGAAAAGTTCGAGGTTTTATTCATTCGGAGTCGGCAACAGGACAAACCACTTACATTGAACCTGCTGAAACGCTTGAATTAAATAATGAATTGCTATCTTTATTTTTTGAAGAGAAAAGAGAAATACAACGAATTTTAAGTTTGCTCACAAAAGATATTGCCAAATTCTCTGAAGAATTACTTAGTAATCTCAATATTATTTCAAGATTTGACGCTCATTATGCAAAAGCTAAATATGCAATTGAGATCCGTGCTAATAAAATTCAATTTTCAGAAGATAAAAGCTTTGATTTATTGGATTGTCGACATCCTTTGTTAATTCAATCTCTCGGTTTTAACAAAACAGTTCCTTTCAATTTAAAATTGGATAATTCAATTAAAGGATTAGTTATTTCTGGTCCAAATGCAGGTGGAAAAACTGTCTTAATGAAAGCAATCGGGACATTTGCAATTCTTTTGAGAATGGGTTACTTAATTAGTGCAAGTCCAGATTCTAAGTTTCCATTCATTAAAAAAGTTTTCATCGATATTGGTGATGAACAGTCAATTGATAATGACATAAGTACCTTTGGTTCGCACATTAAAAATCTTCGACATATTTATGAAAATGCGGATGAGGATACATTGATTTTACTAGATGAATTGGGCACAGGAACAGATCCAGTTCAAGGCGCTGCTCTTGCTGCATCGTACATCGATGAATTAATTAAAAAGAATTCTTTCCTGATTGTAACTACTCACCATTCACTCTTAAAATTCTTTGCAGCAAATCATCCTGAATTAATCAACGCTTCAATGGAATTCAATTCAGAAACTCTTGAACCAACCTACCGTTTTATCCAAGGTGTGCCCGGCTCAAGTTATACATTTGAAATTGCAAGACGAATGAGACTGGATAGTAAGATCATTTCAGGCGCAAAAAAATATTTAAAAAGAAGTGACCTTGAAATTGAGAACTACATTTCTCAATTACAGCAAAAAGTTCAATATTATTATAAACTTGTAAATGAATTAAGAAAAGAAAGAGAAGAAATTCAGAAACTTAAAACCGAATTACAATCGAAATTAAACAACATTAAAAAAGAAACTAAAGAAATAAAAAAGAAAGCCTTACTTGAAGCTGAACAAATTGTGAACACTGCTAATAAAATAATTGAAAATACAATCCGTGAAATAAGGGAACAAAAAGCGAATACACAATCAATTAAGTTGGCCAAAGAGAAGCTTGCACTCGAAAAATCAACTTTAAAACAATTAATTAAAAATCATCTTAATGAAACAATTGTGCAGGATGAGGAAATTAAAATTGGTGATCTTGTCAAATTCAAAGATCAGGACACGGTAGGTAGAGTCATAGCGATTGATCCGAAAAAGAATCAAGCTCAGGTTCAAGTGGATCAATTTAAGGTATCAATTTCATTAGATAAGATTCAAAAGTATCAGCAAACCAAAAAAACACAAGAAGATCTTTCAGAGGAAAAACCTCAAATTCAAGTAGAAACTAAATCAATTCCTTTCCGGCTTGACATTAGAGGTAAGAGAGCTTCAGAAGCTGAAGAACTAATTTATAAATATTTGGATGATGCAGTAATGTATGGTTTATTTAATGTTGAAATCTTGCATGGGAAAGGCGATGGTGTCTTAAAATCCATTACTCATAAAGTTCTTCAAAGTCATCCATTTGTTGAATCTTTTCATTTTGCACCTGTCGACCAAGGTGGAGAGGGCATCACAATAGTAAAATTGAAAGATTGA